DNA from Streptomyces sp. NBC_01476:
AGGGGTGGCTGGTCGCCGCGGCGATGCCGCCGGACGAGGCCACGGCGTGGCTCCGTGCCCGCGGCACCCGCGGCTGGCAGCGCCCCGCCCTCCTCCCCCCGCCCGAGCCCGAACCCGAACACGCCCCCATAGCCGACGCCCGCCCCTCCGCCCGCCCCACCTAGCCCCCCGGCGGGCCCGCCCCCTTGCCCCGCCGCCGCGGCGGGACGCGGATCGTGCCTTGCCGGCGGTGCCGAACCGGCGGCCAGCGGGTTGCGGTCCGCCGGACACCGCCGGTTCCCGCGCCGTCGGCCGTCCCGCCGCCGCGGCGGAAAAACGGTTCCGGGCGTCGGCGCTCTTCACCCCGGGGGCTGCTGGGGGCGAGAGGGCGCCCCCTTGCTCCGCCGCCGCGGCGGGACGCGGATCGTGCCTTGCCGGCGGTGCCGAACCGGCGGCCAGCGGGGTCGCGGTCCGCCGGTCACCGCCAGCGGCGGCGCGGCGGGGGAAAGCGGGTGCGGGGGGTTGGGGGTGGGAACGTAGGATTGAGTCGCACTGACGACACCCAACCCCGCAGAGGATCGCAAACGCATGCCTGGCATCACGCGCGAGGAAGTCGCCCACCTCGGGCGGCTCGCCCGGCTGGAGCTGTCCGGCGAAGAGTTGGACCACTTCGCACAGCAGCTCGACGACATCATCGGGGCGGTCGCCCGGGTATCGGAGGTGGCCGGGCAGGACGTGCCGCCGACCTCGCACCCGCTGCCGCTGACCAATGTGATGCGACCGGACACCGTACGGCCGTCCCTCACCCCGGAGCAGGCCCTGTCGGGCGCCCCCGCGCAGGAACAGCAGCGTTTCAAGGTCCCGCAGATCCTCGGGGAGGAGTCGTGACCGACATCATCAGGCTGACCGCCGCCGAGACCGCCGCGAAGATCGCCGCCGGCGAGCTCACCGCCGTCGAGGTCACCGAGGCCCACCTCGCCCGGATCGAAGCCGTGGACGAGAAGGTGCACGCCTTCCTGCACGTGGACCGCGAGGGCGCGCTGGCCCAGGCCCGCGCCGTGGACGCCAAGCGAGCCGCCGGCGAACCGCTCGGCCCGCTGGCCGGCGTCCCGCTGGCGCTGAAGGACATCTTCACCACCGAGGGCGTCCCCACCACCGTCGGCTCCAAGATGCTCGAAGGCTGGATCCCGCCGTACGACGCCACGGTCACCAAGAAGCTCAAGGCCGCCGGCGTGGTGATCATCGGCAAGACCAACATGGACGAGTTCGCGATGGGCTCCTCCACCGAGAACAGCGCCTACGGCCCCACCGGCAACCCCTGGGACCTCACCCGGATCCCCGGCGGCTCCGGCGGCGGCAGCGCCGCGGCCCTGGCCTCGTACCAGGCGCCGCTGGCCATCGGCACCGACACCGGCGGCTCCATCCGGCAGCCCGCCGCCGTCACCGCCACCGTCGGCGTCAAGCCGACCTACGGCGGGGTCTCCCGTTACGGCATGGTCGCCTTCTCCTCCTCGCTCGACCAGGGCGGCCCCTGCGCCCGTACCGTGCTGGACGCGGCCCTGCTCCACGAGGTGATCGCCGGGCACGACCCGCTGGACTCCACCTCCGTCGACCTCCCCGTCCCGCCGGTGGTCGAGGCCGCCCGCAGCGGCGACGTCAAGGGCCTGCGGGTCGGCGTGATCAAGGAATTCGGCGGCGAGGGCTACCAGTCCGGTGTCGTCCAGCGGTTCAACGAGTCGGTCGAACTGCTCCGCGAGCTGGGCGCCGAGATCGTCGAGCTCTCCTGCCCGTCGTTCACCTACGCGCTCGCCGCGTACTACCTGATCGCCCCCTCGGAGTGCTCCAGCAACCTGGCCCGCTTCGACGCGATGCGCTACGGCCTGCGGGTCGGCGACGACGGCTCCCACTCCGCCGAGGAGGTCACCGCGCTGACCCGCGAGGCCGGCTTCGGGCCCGAGGTCAAGCGCCGGATCATCCTCGGCACGTACGCGCTGAGCTCCGGCTACTACGACGCCTACTACGGCTCGGCGCAGAAGGTCCGCACCCTGATCACCCGGGACTTCGAGAAGGCGTTCGAGCAGGTCGACGTGATCGTCTCGCCGACCACCCCCACCACCGCCTTCCCGATCGGCGAGCGCGCCGACGACCCGCTGGCGATGTACCTCGCCGACCTGTGCACCATCCCGGTCAACCTGGCAGGCAACGCGGCCATGTCCCTGCCGTGCGGCCTCGCCCCGGAGGATGGTCTCCCGGTGGGCCTGCAGATCATCGCGCCCGCACTCAAGGACGACCGGCTGTACCGGGTGGGCGCCGCCGTCGAGGCCGCCTTCGTCTCGAAGTGGGGCCACCCGCTACTCGAGGAGGCACCCCAGCTGTGAGCACCAAGCAGAGCGCCGAGAAGAAGAGCACCGTCGCCAAGGCCAAGGGCTTCAAGAAGAGCAAGCCCGGCACCTACCTGGCCATCGGCACCTCGCTGATCAGCGCCGTCACCAACATCAAGCGGGCCAGGGCCGCACGCGGCGAGAGCGACACGCTCAAGCTGGTGGACGCCGTCGTCAGCGCCGCCGCCATCGCCACCGGGGTCGTCCTGCTCGTCCGCGAACTGCGCCGGATGAACGACGACGACATCCTGACGGACTGACCTGAGGATCGAGAGGTAAGAGGACTGTGACCGTCACGGATCTGCTGTCCTACGAGGACGCACTGGCGTCGTACGACCCGGTGATGGGCCTTGAGGTCCATGTCGAACTCGGCACCAGAACCAAGATGTTCTGCGGCTGTTCCACCGAACTGGGCGCCCCGCCCAACTCGCAGACCTGCCCGACCTGCCTGGGCCTGCCCGGCGCGCTGCCGGTGGTCAACGAGATCGGCGTGGAGTCCGCGATCAAGATCGGCCTCGCGCTGAACTGCGAGATCGCCGAGTGGTGCCGCTTCGCCCGGAAGAACTACTTCTACCCGGACATGCCGAAGAACTTCCAGACCTCGCAGTACGACGAGCCGATCGCCTTCAACGGCTATCTGGACGTCCAACTGGAGGACGGCGAGGTCTTCCGGGTGGAGATCGAGCGCGCCCACATGGAGGAGGACACCGGCAAGTCCACCCACATCGGCGGTGCGACCGGCCGGATCCACGGCGCCTCGCACTCGCTGCTGGACTACAACCGGGCCGGTATCCCGCTGATCGAGAT
Protein-coding regions in this window:
- the gatC gene encoding Asp-tRNA(Asn)/Glu-tRNA(Gln) amidotransferase subunit GatC, which gives rise to MPGITREEVAHLGRLARLELSGEELDHFAQQLDDIIGAVARVSEVAGQDVPPTSHPLPLTNVMRPDTVRPSLTPEQALSGAPAQEQQRFKVPQILGEES
- the gatA gene encoding Asp-tRNA(Asn)/Glu-tRNA(Gln) amidotransferase subunit GatA; amino-acid sequence: MTDIIRLTAAETAAKIAAGELTAVEVTEAHLARIEAVDEKVHAFLHVDREGALAQARAVDAKRAAGEPLGPLAGVPLALKDIFTTEGVPTTVGSKMLEGWIPPYDATVTKKLKAAGVVIIGKTNMDEFAMGSSTENSAYGPTGNPWDLTRIPGGSGGGSAAALASYQAPLAIGTDTGGSIRQPAAVTATVGVKPTYGGVSRYGMVAFSSSLDQGGPCARTVLDAALLHEVIAGHDPLDSTSVDLPVPPVVEAARSGDVKGLRVGVIKEFGGEGYQSGVVQRFNESVELLRELGAEIVELSCPSFTYALAAYYLIAPSECSSNLARFDAMRYGLRVGDDGSHSAEEVTALTREAGFGPEVKRRIILGTYALSSGYYDAYYGSAQKVRTLITRDFEKAFEQVDVIVSPTTPTTAFPIGERADDPLAMYLADLCTIPVNLAGNAAMSLPCGLAPEDGLPVGLQIIAPALKDDRLYRVGAAVEAAFVSKWGHPLLEEAPQL